In the Streptomyces sp. SJL17-4 genome, GCTCGTGCTCCTGGCGCTCGCGCAGCGCCTCGATGGTGAGCCTGAGCTGCTCCTCGGTCTGGTTCATCGGCCCGTTGTAGAGGTCGGCGACCCTGGTGTGGACCCGCAGGACCGTCTGGGCGACGGAGAGTTCGTACTCGCGCGGCTTGAGCTCGTAGTCGACGAAGGCGCCGGGCAGCGCGACCTCGCCGGTGTGGCCGGCCGACATCGCGATCTCGGCCTCGCCGTGCCGGTTCTGGCGCTGCAGCGGGAGCGAGCTGAACTCCTCGATGTGGGCCTGGAGGGCCGACGACGAGGCGAGCACCGCGGCGAACTCGGCGCGGGAGAGGGTGAGCAGGGTGCCGGAGGTCTCGGCGGTGGCGGTGTAGTCCCATCGGGCGTCGGCGTCCAGAAGGGCGTTCTCGCCGAAGCGGTCGCCGTCGGCGAGGACCGCCACGGCCACCTCGTCGTCGTACTTGCCGAGGGAGGTCTGGCTGATGCGTCCGTGGGCGACGAGGTGGATCTCCTCGGCGGGGGTACCGCGGGTGACCAGTACCTCGCCGGCGCCGAAGTCGCGCTGGACGCACCGGGCGGCCAGCGCGTTCAGCACCTCCTCGTCCTCGAAGCCGCGCAGCAGGGCGAGTTCGCCGAGCTCGCGGGGGATCACCCGGACGTGGGCTCCGTCCTGGACGAACTCGATGCGCCCGTCCCCGACGGTGTAGCTCAGCCGGCGGTTGACCCGGTAGGCACCGCCCTTGGTCTCGACCCAGGGGAGCATCCGCAGCAGCCAGCGGGAGCTGATCTCCTGCATCTGCGGGGCGGACTTGGTCGTGGTGGCGAGGTTC is a window encoding:
- a CDS encoding family 2B encapsulin nanocompartment shell protein, producing the protein MTVDTSPDAQQDTPKQSSLSTAAARNLATTTKSAPQMQEISSRWLLRMLPWVETKGGAYRVNRRLSYTVGDGRIEFVQDGAHVRVIPRELGELALLRGFEDEEVLNALAARCVQRDFGAGEVLVTRGTPAEEIHLVAHGRISQTSLGKYDDEVAVAVLADGDRFGENALLDADARWDYTATAETSGTLLTLSRAEFAAVLASSSALQAHIEEFSSLPLQRQNRHGEAEIAMSAGHTGEVALPGAFVDYELKPREYELSVAQTVLRVHTRVADLYNGPMNQTEEQLRLTIEALRERQEHELINNREFGLLHNADFKQRIQTHSGPPTPDDLDELLCRRRGTKLFLAHPRTIAAIGREWNARGLNPGTVDLDGQQVLSWRGVPLLPCNKIPITKENTSSILAMRLGEDNQGVIGLRQTGLPEEYEPGLSVRFMGISEQAIMSYLVTTYYSAAILVPNALGVLENVEIARRH